One segment of Streptomyces sp. TG1A-8 DNA contains the following:
- a CDS encoding DUF3105 domain-containing protein, with protein sequence MGSAKNSSTEARKARIEEMRRAERARERRNRVLVVVASVVVVAGLAVGGVVLVNKQSDSKDTAASDSKGGSSGDSGHFVTGRDGVRTWSGKLSRTHVSTKVSYPMHPPVGGNHNPVWLNCNGDVYTKPVQDENAVHALEHGAVWVTYTGKAAKADVDALAAKVRKTPYSLMSPYENQAAPLILSAWGHQVTVGSASNPEVDKFFATYVQGDQTPEPGASCTGGAMK encoded by the coding sequence ATGGGTTCCGCGAAGAACAGCAGCACCGAGGCGCGCAAGGCGCGCATCGAGGAGATGCGGCGTGCCGAGCGTGCCCGCGAGCGGCGCAACCGGGTGCTCGTCGTCGTCGCGAGCGTGGTGGTCGTCGCCGGTCTCGCCGTCGGCGGCGTGGTGCTCGTGAACAAGCAGTCGGACTCGAAGGACACGGCGGCGAGCGACTCCAAGGGCGGCTCCTCCGGGGACTCCGGGCACTTCGTCACCGGCAGGGACGGGGTGCGGACGTGGTCCGGGAAGCTGTCGCGGACGCACGTCTCGACCAAGGTGTCGTACCCGATGCACCCGCCGGTCGGCGGCAACCACAACCCGGTGTGGCTGAACTGCAACGGGGACGTCTACACCAAGCCGGTGCAGGACGAGAACGCCGTGCACGCGCTGGAGCACGGCGCGGTGTGGGTGACGTACACCGGCAAGGCGGCGAAGGCGGACGTGGACGCGCTCGCGGCGAAGGTGAGGAAGACGCCGTACTCGCTGATGAGCCCGTACGAGAACCAGGCCGCCCCGCTGATCCTGTCGGCGTGGGGCCACCAGGTGACCGTCGGGAGCGCGAGCAACCCGGAGGTGGACAAGTTCTTCGCCACCTACGTCCAGGGCGACCAGACGCCCGAGCCGGGCGCCTCGTGCACCGGTGGGGCGATGAAGTGA
- a CDS encoding DUF305 domain-containing protein encodes MRRRHVGWAAGAAAAALIAAGAITYAVAEDGGPGPRTPDAASADAGFARDMAVHHQQAVEMSYIVRDRTKDEEVRRLAYDIAQTQANQRGMLLGWLDLWGLPKVSAEPPMTWMGMGDMASGKDGALMPGMATNTELDKLRSLSGRPAEVLYLQLMTAHHQGGVHMAEGCAAKCTVAVEKRLAQGMVESQRSEIELMAGMLKERGAQARS; translated from the coding sequence GTGAGGCGGCGGCACGTCGGCTGGGCCGCGGGGGCCGCGGCGGCGGCCCTCATCGCGGCCGGCGCGATCACCTACGCGGTCGCCGAGGACGGCGGGCCGGGGCCGCGGACGCCGGACGCCGCGTCGGCGGACGCCGGGTTCGCGCGGGACATGGCGGTCCACCACCAGCAGGCCGTGGAGATGTCGTACATCGTGCGGGACCGCACGAAGGACGAGGAAGTGCGCAGGCTCGCCTACGACATCGCGCAGACGCAGGCCAACCAGCGCGGCATGCTGCTGGGCTGGCTGGACCTGTGGGGGCTGCCGAAGGTGTCGGCCGAGCCGCCGATGACCTGGATGGGCATGGGCGACATGGCCTCCGGCAAGGACGGCGCGCTGATGCCGGGCATGGCGACCAACACCGAGCTGGACAAGCTCCGGTCGCTCAGCGGCCGGCCGGCGGAGGTGCTCTACCTCCAGTTGATGACGGCCCATCACCAGGGCGGCGTCCACATGGCCGAGGGCTGTGCCGCCAAGTGCACGGTGGCCGTGGAGAAGAGGCTCGCGCAGGGCATGGTCGAATCCCAGCGGTCGGAGATCGAGTTGATGGCCGGCATGCTCAAGGAGCGCGGAGCACAAGCCCGTTCGTAA
- a CDS encoding helix-turn-helix transcriptional regulator, with protein sequence MARRKDIDGSISVPDFYGKELRWKREAAGLSLERLVEGSFYGKSHLSDIEHGKRRMPVELARHVDRVLGTDGYFERHCEDVRRARRGPHAAYFEKALEAERYAESIELWSPSTLPGLLQTAPYARTLVRSAHPAASDEWVEEKVRARIDRACLFDHDPFVPDYWAILHESLLTDSIVSPGEMAGQLDRIVELTERRRIVPQIVPRKCGAYPLMAASVMIMTFPDAPPLVYTEASYSGDTIDDPALVKQYRKAYDRLRAVALSPDTSLAMIESAAEGYRNGEQPGRLE encoded by the coding sequence GTGGCACGGCGCAAGGACATCGACGGGTCGATCAGCGTCCCCGACTTCTACGGCAAGGAGTTGCGGTGGAAGCGGGAGGCCGCCGGGCTGTCCCTGGAGCGGCTGGTCGAGGGCAGCTTCTACGGCAAGTCCCACCTGAGCGACATCGAGCACGGCAAGCGGCGGATGCCGGTGGAGCTGGCCCGGCACGTGGACCGGGTGCTGGGGACGGACGGGTACTTCGAACGGCACTGCGAGGACGTGCGGCGGGCGCGGAGGGGGCCGCACGCCGCGTACTTCGAGAAGGCCCTGGAGGCCGAGAGGTACGCGGAATCCATCGAGCTGTGGTCCCCGAGCACTCTGCCGGGGTTGCTTCAAACGGCCCCGTACGCGCGAACGCTGGTCAGGTCCGCGCATCCGGCGGCCTCCGACGAGTGGGTCGAGGAGAAGGTGCGGGCCCGGATCGACCGCGCGTGCCTTTTCGACCACGACCCCTTCGTCCCGGATTACTGGGCGATCCTGCACGAGTCGTTGCTCACCGATTCGATCGTGTCGCCGGGGGAGATGGCCGGCCAGCTCGACCGGATCGTGGAGCTGACCGAGCGGCGGCGGATCGTTCCGCAGATCGTTCCGCGGAAGTGCGGGGCGTATCCGCTGATGGCGGCCTCCGTCATGATCATGACCTTCCCCGACGCCCCGCCGCTGGTCTACACGGAGGCGTCCTACAGTGGGGACACCATTGATGATCCGGCCCTCGTGAAGCAGTACCGCAAGGCATACGATCGGCTCAGGGCGGTCGCACTGTCACCGGACACGTCCCTGGCCATGATCGAGTCAGCGGCAGAGGGATACCGAAATGGCGAGCAACCGGGTCGACTTGAGTGA
- the glnA gene encoding type I glutamate--ammonia ligase — protein sequence MDKQQEFVLRTLEERDIRFVRLWFTDVLGFLKSVAVAPAELEQAFDEGIGFDGSAIEGFARVYESDMIAKPDPSTFQVLPWRAEAPGTARMFCDILMPDGSPSFADPRYVLKRALARTSDLGFTFYTHPEIEFFLLKDRPMDGSRPTPADNSGYFDHTPTNVGMDFRRQAITMLESMGISVEFSHHEGAPGQQEIDLRYADALSTADNIMTFRLVMKQVALEQGVQATFMPKPFSEHPGSGMHTHLSLFEGDRNAFYESGAEYQLSKVGRSFIAGLLKHAAEISAVTNQWVNSYKRIWGGSERTAGAGGEAPSYICWGHNNRSALVRVPMYKPGKTGSARVEVRSLDSGANPYLAYALLLAAGLKGIEEGYELPPGAEDDVWALSNAERRAMGIEPLPQNLGEALTLMETSDLVAETLGEHVFDFFLRNKKQEWEEYRSEVTAFELRKNLPVL from the coding sequence ATGGACAAGCAGCAGGAGTTCGTGCTCCGGACGTTGGAGGAGCGCGACATCCGGTTCGTACGCCTGTGGTTCACGGACGTGCTGGGCTTCCTCAAGTCCGTCGCCGTGGCCCCGGCCGAGCTGGAACAGGCCTTCGACGAGGGCATCGGCTTCGACGGCTCCGCCATCGAGGGCTTCGCCCGGGTCTACGAGTCCGACATGATCGCCAAGCCGGACCCGTCGACCTTCCAGGTCCTGCCCTGGCGCGCGGAGGCCCCCGGCACCGCCCGCATGTTCTGCGACATCCTCATGCCGGACGGCTCGCCGTCCTTCGCCGACCCGCGCTACGTCCTCAAGCGCGCCCTGGCCCGCACCTCCGACCTGGGCTTCACCTTCTACACCCACCCGGAGATCGAGTTCTTCCTGCTGAAGGACCGCCCGATGGACGGCTCGCGGCCCACCCCCGCCGACAACTCGGGCTACTTCGACCACACCCCGACCAACGTCGGCATGGACTTCCGCCGCCAGGCGATCACCATGCTGGAGTCCATGGGCATCTCGGTGGAGTTCTCCCACCACGAGGGTGCCCCCGGCCAGCAGGAGATCGACCTGCGCTACGCCGACGCGCTCTCCACGGCCGACAACATCATGACGTTCCGCCTGGTCATGAAGCAGGTCGCGCTGGAGCAGGGGGTCCAGGCCACCTTCATGCCGAAGCCGTTCTCCGAGCACCCCGGTAGCGGCATGCACACCCACCTCTCCCTCTTCGAGGGCGACCGCAACGCCTTCTACGAGTCCGGTGCCGAGTACCAGCTCTCCAAGGTCGGCCGCTCCTTCATCGCCGGCCTGCTCAAGCACGCGGCCGAGATCTCCGCGGTCACCAACCAGTGGGTGAACTCCTACAAGCGCATCTGGGGCGGCTCCGAGCGCACCGCAGGCGCCGGCGGCGAGGCCCCCTCCTACATCTGCTGGGGCCACAACAACCGCTCCGCCCTGGTCCGCGTCCCCATGTACAAGCCCGGCAAGACCGGCTCCGCGCGCGTCGAGGTCCGCTCCCTGGACTCCGGCGCCAACCCGTACCTGGCCTACGCCCTCCTCCTCGCCGCCGGCCTGAAGGGCATCGAGGAGGGCTACGAACTCCCGCCGGGCGCCGAGGACGACGTCTGGGCCCTGTCCAACGCCGAGCGCCGCGCGATGGGCATCGAACCCCTCCCGCAGAACCTCGGCGAGGCCCTGACCCTCATGGAGACGAGCGACCTGGTCGCCGAGACCCTGGGCGAGCACGTCTTCGACTTCTTCCTGCGCAACAAGAAGCAGGAGTGGGAGGAGTACCGCTCCGAGGTCACCGCCTTCGAGCTGCGCAAGAACCTGCCGGTGCTGTAG
- a CDS encoding ATP-binding protein — MTAPEPFEMSLLAFPEAVPELRHHLRGHGFDVRLCATELLTNVIDYLGEGTPVTVRVTGTDDGHTRVEVTDTDPRALPVLAPAAGTAESGRGLTLVGALSRRWGVDPGAGRKTVWCEVRPLPREEERAGIANPVTALSRRATHSGRDGRSPYAGEGETE, encoded by the coding sequence ATGACGGCCCCGGAACCCTTCGAGATGAGCCTGCTCGCCTTCCCCGAGGCGGTGCCGGAACTGCGCCACCACCTGCGCGGGCACGGCTTCGACGTCCGCCTGTGCGCGACGGAGTTGCTGACGAACGTCATCGACTACCTCGGGGAGGGCACGCCCGTGACGGTCCGGGTCACCGGCACGGACGACGGCCACACCCGCGTCGAGGTCACCGACACCGACCCGCGCGCCCTGCCCGTCCTGGCGCCGGCCGCCGGGACCGCCGAGTCCGGCCGGGGCCTGACCCTGGTCGGCGCCCTGTCGCGGCGCTGGGGCGTGGACCCGGGGGCCGGCCGCAAGACGGTGTGGTGCGAAGTGCGCCCGCTCCCCCGGGAGGAGGAGCGGGCGGGGATCGCCAATCCCGTCACGGCGCTTTCCAGGCGTGCCACACATAGCGGGCGGGACGGCCGTTCCCCGTACGCCGGAGAAGGCGAAACGGAGTGA
- a CDS encoding DUF397 domain-containing protein translates to MASNRVDLSDALWFRSSYSNGDGGECVEVAGNLPGIVPVRDSKAPDGPVLTLRAAAWAPFVAALKERHGVR, encoded by the coding sequence ATGGCGAGCAACCGGGTCGACTTGAGTGACGCGCTCTGGTTCAGGAGCAGTTACAGCAACGGCGACGGCGGAGAGTGCGTCGAGGTTGCGGGCAACCTCCCCGGTATCGTCCCCGTACGGGACTCCAAGGCTCCGGACGGGCCGGTGCTGACCCTCCGCGCCGCCGCCTGGGCGCCCTTCGTCGCCGCGCTCAAGGAGCGGCACGGCGTGCGCTGA
- a CDS encoding protease pro-enzyme activation domain-containing protein: MRSNRAKMRAGVSMAATLPMVVGALALGIPAAHAADGPARNALKGTKPAWATAKADKGATADSAQVKARVYLAGRDASGLAAYAKAVSDPSSPLYGKYLSAKKAQARFGATKAQVAAVKSWLTSAGLTVTGVTSHYVAVSGDVAAAEKAFGTQLHNFAKGSKTYRAPAQNATAPADLKGAVLTVTGLDNAPHKSDHDDQLPPPDAVFKNAGPFSSYYGSDVASTLPSAYGKQIPYAVKGYTGKQLRAAYGAGGYTGEKVRIAITDAYASPTIAYDAGTYAHKNGDAAWKTGQLHQVLPKNYTKTEECGAAGWYGEETLDVEAVHAVAPNADVTYVGAASCYDDDLLDSLSKVVDSHLADIVSNSWGDIEANQTPDLAAAYDQVFQLGAVQGIGFYFSSGDNGDEVANTGTKQVDTPANSAWVTAVGGTSLAVGKGDTYLWETGWGTEKASLSADGKSWTNFPGAFTSGAGGGTSATVAEPYYQKGVVPDSLAQANNAAGNRVVPDISAIADPNTGFLVGQTQTFPDGTEKYSEYRIGGTSLAAPVIAAVQALSQEARGGKAIGFANPSIYAKYGKKGVFHDVTDDPTGSGLAVARVDFANGYDATDGLLTSVRSLGKDSSLSAVKGYDDVTGVGTPANGYVQSYRRH, from the coding sequence ATGAGATCCAACCGCGCCAAGATGCGTGCCGGCGTGAGCATGGCAGCGACACTGCCCATGGTCGTCGGCGCGCTGGCGCTCGGCATACCCGCGGCGCACGCCGCGGACGGCCCGGCCCGCAACGCGCTCAAGGGCACCAAGCCCGCCTGGGCCACGGCCAAGGCGGACAAGGGCGCCACCGCGGACAGCGCCCAGGTCAAGGCCCGGGTGTACCTGGCCGGCCGGGACGCGTCCGGCCTCGCCGCCTACGCCAAGGCCGTGTCCGACCCCAGCTCGCCGCTGTACGGCAAGTACCTGAGCGCCAAGAAGGCGCAGGCCCGCTTCGGGGCCACCAAGGCCCAGGTGGCCGCCGTCAAGTCCTGGCTGACGTCGGCCGGTCTGACGGTCACCGGGGTCACCTCGCACTACGTCGCCGTCTCCGGTGACGTGGCCGCCGCCGAGAAGGCGTTCGGCACCCAGCTGCACAACTTCGCCAAGGGTTCGAAGACCTACCGCGCCCCCGCGCAGAACGCGACGGCGCCGGCGGACCTGAAGGGCGCCGTCCTCACCGTCACCGGCCTGGACAACGCGCCGCACAAGTCGGACCACGACGACCAGCTTCCGCCGCCGGACGCCGTGTTCAAGAACGCCGGGCCGTTCTCCTCGTACTACGGCTCCGACGTCGCGAGCACGCTGCCGAGCGCGTACGGCAAGCAGATCCCGTACGCGGTCAAGGGCTACACCGGCAAGCAGCTCCGCGCCGCCTACGGGGCGGGCGGCTACACCGGCGAGAAGGTGCGCATCGCCATCACCGACGCGTACGCCTCGCCGACCATCGCCTACGACGCGGGCACCTACGCGCACAAGAACGGCGACGCGGCCTGGAAGACCGGCCAGTTGCACCAGGTGCTGCCGAAGAACTACACGAAGACCGAGGAGTGCGGGGCGGCCGGCTGGTACGGCGAGGAGACCCTCGACGTCGAGGCCGTGCACGCGGTCGCGCCGAACGCCGACGTCACCTACGTGGGCGCCGCGTCCTGCTACGACGACGACCTGCTCGACTCGCTCAGCAAGGTCGTCGACAGCCACCTGGCCGACATCGTCTCCAACTCCTGGGGCGACATCGAGGCCAACCAGACGCCGGACCTCGCGGCCGCCTACGACCAGGTCTTCCAGCTGGGCGCGGTCCAGGGCATCGGCTTCTACTTCTCCTCCGGCGACAACGGCGACGAGGTCGCCAACACCGGGACCAAGCAGGTCGACACCCCGGCCAACTCGGCGTGGGTGACCGCGGTCGGCGGCACCTCGCTGGCCGTCGGCAAGGGCGACACGTACCTGTGGGAGACCGGCTGGGGCACCGAGAAGGCCTCGCTGTCGGCCGACGGCAAGAGCTGGACGAACTTCCCCGGCGCCTTCACCTCGGGCGCGGGCGGCGGCACCAGCGCGACCGTCGCCGAGCCGTACTACCAGAAGGGTGTCGTCCCGGACTCGCTCGCCCAGGCCAACAACGCCGCCGGCAACCGCGTCGTCCCGGACATCTCGGCCATCGCCGACCCGAACACCGGCTTCCTCGTCGGCCAGACCCAGACCTTCCCCGACGGCACGGAGAAGTACAGCGAGTACCGCATCGGCGGCACCTCGCTGGCCGCGCCGGTGATCGCGGCGGTCCAGGCCCTGTCCCAGGAGGCGCGCGGCGGCAAGGCCATCGGCTTCGCCAACCCGTCGATCTACGCCAAGTACGGCAAGAAGGGCGTCTTCCACGACGTCACGGACGACCCGACCGGCTCCGGCCTGGCGGTGGCCCGCGTGGACTTCGCCAACGGCTACGACGCCACCGACGGCCTGCTGACCTCGGTCCGCAGCCTCGGCAAGGACAGCTCGCTGTCCGCGGTGAAGGGCTACGACGACGTGACCGGTGTGGGCACGCCCGCGAACGGCTACGTGCAGTCCTACCGTCGCCACTGA
- a CDS encoding NAD+ synthase, with the protein MPQLRLALNQIDARVGDIAANAESIVRWTRHSAEQGAHLVAFPEMALTGYPVEDLALRSSFVEASRAALRSLAARLAEEGHGELPVIVGYLDRCETAQPKYGQPAGAPQNAAAVLHRGEVVLTFAKHHLPNYGVFDEFRYFVPGDTMPVVRVHGVDVALAICEDLWQDGGRVPAARSAQAGLLISVNASPYERDKDDTRLELVRKRAQQAGCTTAYLAMMGGQDELVFDGDSIVVGADGEVIARAPQFAECCTVLDLDLPAARPGAPTGVVDDGLRIERVVLSEEPLPAYEPTLTGGYAERLEDDEEVYSALVTGLRAYVTKNGFTSVLIGLSGGIDSALVAAIACDAVGARNVYGVSMPSKYSSDHSRGDAAELARRTGLNYRTVEIEPMFDAYMGAVGLTGLAEENLQSRLRGTLLMAISNQEGHIVLAPGNKSELAVGYSTLYGDSVGAYGPIKDVYKTSVFRLAKWRNRAARQRGETPPIPENSISKPPSAELRPGQVDTDSLPDYPVLDAILERYVDRDQGADEIVAAGFDRALVTKTLRMVDTAEYKRRQYPPGTKISAKGFGKDRRLPITNGWRETA; encoded by the coding sequence GTGCCTCAACTTCGTCTCGCCCTGAATCAGATCGACGCCCGCGTCGGTGACATCGCCGCGAACGCCGAGTCGATCGTCCGCTGGACCCGGCACTCCGCCGAGCAGGGAGCGCACCTGGTGGCGTTCCCGGAGATGGCGCTGACCGGGTACCCCGTCGAGGACCTGGCGCTCCGCTCGTCCTTCGTGGAAGCCTCCCGCGCCGCCCTGCGCTCCCTGGCCGCCCGGCTGGCCGAGGAGGGCCACGGCGAGCTGCCGGTGATCGTCGGCTACCTGGACCGCTGCGAGACCGCGCAGCCGAAGTACGGCCAGCCGGCCGGCGCCCCGCAGAACGCGGCGGCGGTCCTGCACCGCGGCGAGGTGGTCCTGACCTTCGCCAAGCACCACCTGCCGAACTACGGCGTCTTCGACGAGTTCCGCTACTTCGTGCCCGGTGACACCATGCCCGTGGTCCGCGTGCACGGCGTCGACGTGGCGCTCGCGATCTGCGAGGACCTGTGGCAGGACGGCGGCCGGGTGCCGGCCGCCCGCTCGGCGCAGGCGGGCCTGCTGATCTCGGTCAACGCCTCCCCCTACGAGCGCGACAAGGACGACACCCGCCTGGAGCTGGTCCGCAAGCGGGCGCAGCAGGCCGGCTGCACCACCGCCTACCTCGCCATGATGGGCGGGCAGGACGAACTGGTCTTCGACGGCGACTCGATCGTGGTCGGCGCGGACGGCGAGGTGATCGCCCGGGCGCCGCAGTTCGCCGAGTGCTGCACGGTCCTGGACCTGGACCTGCCGGCGGCCCGGCCCGGGGCGCCCACGGGCGTGGTGGACGACGGTCTGCGCATCGAGCGGGTGGTCCTGTCCGAGGAGCCGCTGCCGGCGTACGAGCCCACCCTGACGGGTGGGTACGCCGAGCGCCTGGAGGACGACGAGGAGGTCTACTCGGCGCTGGTGACCGGCCTGCGCGCCTACGTCACGAAGAACGGCTTCACGTCCGTCCTGATCGGCCTGTCCGGCGGCATCGACTCGGCGCTGGTCGCCGCCATCGCCTGCGACGCGGTGGGAGCGCGGAACGTGTACGGCGTCTCGATGCCGTCGAAGTACTCCTCGGACCACTCCAGGGGCGACGCGGCGGAACTGGCCCGGCGCACGGGGCTGAACTACCGCACCGTGGAGATCGAGCCCATGTTCGACGCGTACATGGGGGCGGTGGGCCTGACGGGCCTGGCCGAGGAGAACCTCCAGTCACGGCTGCGCGGCACGCTGCTGATGGCGATCTCCAACCAGGAGGGCCACATCGTCCTGGCTCCCGGCAACAAGTCGGAGCTGGCGGTGGGCTACTCGACCCTCTACGGCGACTCGGTGGGCGCGTACGGCCCCATCAAGGACGTGTACAAGACGTCGGTCTTCCGGCTGGCGAAGTGGCGCAACCGGGCGGCACGGCAGCGGGGCGAGACCCCGCCGATCCCGGAGAACTCGATCAGCAAGCCGCCGAGCGCGGAGCTGCGCCCCGGCCAGGTCGACACGGACTCGCTGCCGGACTACCCCGTCCTGGACGCGATCCTGGAGCGGTACGTCGACCGGGACCAGGGCGCCGACGAGATCGTGGCGGCGGGCTTCGACCGCGCCCTGGTCACGAAGACGCTCCGCATGGTCGACACCGCGGAGTACAAGCGCCGCCAGTACCCGCCGGGCACGAAGATCTCGGCCAAGGGCTTCGGCAAGGACCGCCGGCTGCCGATCACGAACGGCTGGCGCGAGACGGCGTGA
- a CDS encoding glycosyltransferase: MENVGILHEMELSGNLEHSVMSGPTVSVIIAAYNAMPYLTRCIASVAEQTIGRDRLEVIVVDDGSTDGTAAELDRLDRLHPGLLRVFRQANSGGPSAPRNAGLDRATGEFVFFLDADDHLGPEALERMVAMAEDNGTDIVLGKMVGVGGRSAPTSMFKRNQPRTDVFSSRVYWTLNPMKLFRRELLERHHLRFPTDLAIGEDQLFVGAAYLHASGISVVADYDCLYWVLREDEGNITQRLTGSERRLRLLPRMAALILDNVPPGPGRDHLAHRHLTVEVKHLLAGQLVFEPRHMQEKTLARLAEAVEPLWHEGMDDRLSAMARLRLHLVRHRMLDEVLELVRFEKELARTKAATPVLLDGGRALARYPFLRDPARSVPDSCYDVTAQLGCRHHVGRAELRGTVVHLAGHAYLHRVETRDVSTELVLRERGSGAEYRLPVTHTPTPGLGAAQDEGRFAYELAGFEAVFDVTTAAGGGPLGDGLWDVSLAVGAQGVSKEVRIGGRRADGVFGRASTRVVATGEGLRAVTLYTTEPHGNFTVDLGEAKHRVASRVILDGGGRWAADAPTELEFTGRCTLASYPEGELRAVLTSDRGDVTTHPVRRAPGADGRFVVRVPVTRLPAGRWSGHLRLGAWQWPLPPLPATLPPAKWLRCGLPRYAKPVPGRGGRFGLRVARTGLVRALVRRLG; this comes from the coding sequence ATGGAAAACGTCGGAATACTCCACGAAATGGAGTTGTCCGGTAATTTGGAGCACTCAGTCATGTCCGGCCCCACCGTTTCGGTGATTATCGCCGCCTACAATGCGATGCCTTATCTGACGCGCTGCATCGCCTCGGTCGCCGAGCAGACCATCGGCCGTGACCGACTGGAGGTCATCGTCGTCGACGACGGGTCCACCGACGGCACGGCGGCGGAGCTGGACCGTCTGGACAGGCTCCACCCCGGGCTGCTGCGCGTCTTCCGCCAGGCGAACTCCGGCGGCCCGTCCGCACCGCGCAACGCCGGACTCGACCGCGCCACGGGCGAGTTCGTCTTCTTCCTGGACGCCGACGACCACCTCGGTCCCGAGGCCCTGGAGCGCATGGTCGCGATGGCCGAGGACAACGGCACCGACATCGTGCTGGGCAAGATGGTGGGCGTCGGCGGCCGTAGCGCGCCCACGTCCATGTTCAAGCGCAACCAGCCGCGCACGGACGTGTTCTCCTCGCGCGTGTACTGGACGCTCAACCCCATGAAGCTGTTCCGCCGGGAACTCCTGGAACGCCACCACCTGCGGTTCCCCACGGACCTGGCCATCGGCGAGGACCAGCTCTTCGTCGGCGCCGCCTACCTGCACGCCTCCGGCATCTCCGTGGTCGCCGACTACGACTGCCTCTACTGGGTGCTGCGCGAGGACGAGGGCAACATCACCCAGCGGCTGACCGGGTCCGAGCGCCGGCTGCGGCTCCTGCCGCGCATGGCCGCCCTCATCCTGGACAACGTGCCGCCCGGTCCCGGCCGCGACCACCTGGCCCACCGGCACCTGACCGTCGAGGTCAAGCACCTGCTCGCCGGCCAGCTCGTCTTCGAGCCCCGCCACATGCAGGAGAAGACGCTCGCCCGGCTGGCCGAAGCCGTCGAGCCCCTGTGGCACGAGGGGATGGACGACCGGCTCTCGGCGATGGCCCGGCTGCGACTGCACCTCGTCCGCCACCGCATGCTGGACGAGGTCCTGGAGCTCGTCCGGTTCGAGAAGGAGCTCGCCCGGACGAAGGCGGCCACCCCCGTCCTCCTCGACGGGGGCCGCGCCCTCGCGCGCTACCCCTTCCTGCGCGATCCGGCCCGTTCGGTCCCCGACTCCTGCTACGACGTCACCGCCCAGCTCGGCTGCCGCCACCACGTCGGCCGGGCCGAGCTGCGGGGCACCGTGGTGCACCTGGCCGGGCACGCCTACCTCCACCGCGTGGAAACCCGTGACGTCAGCACGGAACTGGTCCTGCGCGAACGCGGCAGCGGTGCCGAGTACCGCCTGCCCGTCACCCACACCCCGACGCCGGGACTCGGGGCGGCGCAGGACGAGGGCCGCTTCGCCTACGAACTGGCCGGGTTCGAGGCCGTCTTCGACGTGACGACCGCCGCCGGCGGCGGGCCGCTGGGCGACGGGCTCTGGGACGTCTCGCTCGCCGTCGGCGCCCAGGGGGTGTCCAAGGAGGTCCGGATCGGCGGCAGGCGGGCCGACGGCGTCTTCGGCAGGGCCAGCACCCGGGTCGTCGCCACCGGGGAGGGACTGCGGGCCGTCACCCTCTACACCACCGAGCCGCACGGCAACTTCACCGTCGACCTCGGCGAGGCGAAGCACCGGGTGGCGTCCCGCGTCATCCTCGACGGGGGCGGCCGCTGGGCCGCCGACGCGCCCACCGAGCTGGAGTTCACCGGGCGCTGCACGCTCGCCTCGTACCCCGAGGGCGAGTTGAGGGCCGTCCTGACGAGCGACCGGGGCGACGTCACCACCCACCCGGTCCGCCGCGCGCCGGGCGCGGACGGCCGCTTCGTCGTGCGCGTCCCCGTCACCCGCCTCCCGGCGGGCCGGTGGAGCGGTCACCTCCGGCTCGGGGCCTGGCAGTGGCCCCTGCCGCCCCTGCCCGCGACCCTACCCCCGGCGAAGTGGCTGCGCTGCGGGCTGCCCCGGTACGCCAAGCCGGTCCCCGGCAGGGGCGGGCGGTTCGGGCTGCGGGTGGCCAGGACCGGCCTCGTCCGGGCACTCGTCCGGCGCCTCGGGTGA